DNA from Vibrio japonicus:
CGCGACAAACAACCAAGGATAATTGAGCATGACCGCTGCAATGCCGAGTACTGCGGCTACCGCAACCAAACCTACGCCGACCAGTTCACCTGCCATCATCCACAGAGTGCGTTTGTACCCCACACTCATCCCAAGCGTAAGAGCAAGTGTCATACACATCCCGGGGGTGATAGACACAAAGAAAAAGGTTGGGATAAACATCCCTAGTAATGCGGTATTCATTGGCTCACAGAGTTTCGAGTTATTGATTGTAAAATCAGATTATCACGGATTGTTGGAATCGGGTGATGAAAAATTAGGAGAGATAACATTTACGTGCTTTATGCGGTAAAACAGATAAATGGGAACGTGGCGGACGCAGATGAATTTAGATGAGTAAGGGCGCTGTGCGCCCTCAATATTGACTATATACGCTACTTGGCAGCGTGGAGAATCCTCCCGTGAAGCCCATCTTTCATCGCAGCACGATCATGCTTCATTTGCAGCATCGCTGCGTCACTCACCGGGGAATCCCTCAGTTCGAGTTTGCGTATTTCTTGATCCAGTAAATCATACTGTTTCATGTCGCTCATAAACGCGGCATCAGACCTAGAAAGCGATTTGATCGTATCTTGATGTTCAGGAAATTCACTTAACAGAGAATGATCTTCACCTAACATAGTAACCCCTTCATTAGCTCATTGTGGACCATTAAAAAGACGGTTCTTTGAACAATTTTAGCACTTTCAAAAGAATTCACATGTGAACTCAACTTCGGCTCGCTTTACTCACCAATAAAACGAACGCTATTTCCGCTTCTATACGCGCCAGTAAACGGTAACGCCAAGTTTAATAAAAGCCATTTTGATGAATGAGAACAACGGGTATCGGTGTAGAAACCATCGCCATATTAAGGTAGCATTGCCGACCTTTTTTCATACGTAGGAGGTTTTATGTTTATCGGATTCGACTATGGTACAGCTAACTGTTCCGTGGCAATGATGGAGCAAGGAGAGCCAAGACTTTTAACGCTCGAAAATGACGGTATCTATATTCCTTCGACACTGGCGGCTCCTACACGTGAATCCGTTGCTGAATACCTGTTTAAGTTTCGTGATATCAAACCGCTCGACAGCGTTGGTGAACAAGTTCTTCGCCGAGCAATTGCTTTAAACAGAGAAGAATGTATTGATCTAGAAGCATCGGATCTCGCATTTGGGCACTCAGCCTTAGATCTTTATCTTCAAGATCCTAGCGAAACCTATTACGTAAAATCACCGAAGTCTTTCCTTGGTGCATCTGGTTTACGAGATGTTCAGGTCAGTTTCTTTGAAGATCTGGTTTGCGCCATGATGGACAACATCAAACGAAATGCGGAAACCGATGCGCAAGCGTGCATCACCGATACAGTGATTGGTCGCCCTGTTAACTTTCATGGCCGAGACAGTGAAGCTGCAAACCAGCAAGCAGAAAACATATTACTCAAAGCCGCTAAACGGGCAGGCTTTAAAAACATTGAGTTCCAATTTGAACCTGTTGCTGCCGGACTAGAATATGAAGCGACACTGACCGAGAACAAAACCGTTCTTGTCGTCGATATCGGTGGTGGTACTACAGACTGCTCATTAATCGAGATGGGTCCACGCTGGCGAGGCCAATCGAACAGAGCACAAAGCTTACTCGCACATAGCGGTCAACGCGTGGGTGGTAACGATCTCGACATTGCATTGGCATTTAAACAGCTCATGACGCCATTTGGTCTTGGTAGTAAAACCACAGCAAACATAGCGATGCCGCATATCCAATTTTGGAATCCGATTGCGATTAACAGCGTAGACGCTCAAGCTGACTTCTATTCTCGCTCTAACTTGGCAACGCTAAATCAACTGAAAAAAGAAGCACAAGAGCCCGAAAAGCTGGCAAGATTATTAGAAGTATTTCATGAGACACTGGGCTATAGCATCGTACGACATGCTGAAGAAGCTAAAATAGCGCTGTCTGAACACCCGCAATATAGCGTTGTCATGAACCTGCTCTCAGAGCAATTAGAAGTTGATATTCACTTCGAAGACATGATCAACGCGATAGAGTCTCCAAAACAAAAAATGGCTGAGTTAGTCAAAGAAGCGGTTATGCAAGGTCGCGTTCAACCCGACGCGATATTTATGACAGGAGGCTCGGCACGCTCTCCTATCTTACGTAGCGCTGTTCAGGAAACACTACCCAATATTCCCGTCGTGAGTGGTAATTACTTCGGTTCGGTGACCGCAGGCTTAGCGCGCTGGGCAGAGGTTTGTTTTAAATAGCACTAACAAAATCTAACCAAGTTTAAAAAAGCCAGTCGCGTATACGACTGGCTTTTTGTTATGAGATGGTTTTGCCCAAAACATCTTAACTTCTTTTGGTTCTGAGCCAGAAAAACAGCGATAAAAAAGGGCAACTGAATGCCCTTTATTTAGAAGTTAACGGATATCGCTAAGAAGCATCGGTTTACCAAAACCTAATAGCCTCGCATTACTTTGCTCAAAGTAGCTCTTCCAGAACGATTCTAGGTGGTTCATTTTTTGAGCTGAGACGTACTGATTGCTACTTGGAATAACACCGGTGCCAACAACGTAAACATCAGCTGCATTGAAGTTTGCGAACATTTGTGCAGAAGACACTTTTTGAATTTCACTTTGTGCATCAATGACACGGGTGCGGTTATTTTTGTAGAAAGAGGTAATATCCGAGTTTTCAAGCATGTCACTAATTAGCAGCACAACCTTACGTTTAGCGTCAGAGTTACCTAATACTTGGTTGCTGATATCACTCAAAGTCCCGATCAGTTCTGTGTTGGTTGGTTTGTCCTGTGGCTCAAATGCGCCTTTAAGACCAATACCTACTTTGCTGATCATAAACTTGTGCTGCTTATCCAAGCATTTATCAAACGCTTTAAGTGCAGACTTTTTGATGTAGTTTCGGTTATCTTGGCTAAGTGGTGCATCCAGTTGGCCTTTAAACACAACTTTTGTGTAGCTATCTTGAGCAAAAGAGGAAAACTCAACAAGCTGGACTTTGTCACCTGGTTGGATAAAACGTGTCAGACTTTTATAAAGCTCTGATTTAATATCCTGAGCCAGAGAGTGTGCCATCGTCTTATCAATCAGGATAACCAGTTCTCTCTCGCTAGGTAACTGATAATACTCAGACGAGATATCCGCACTACAGCTTGGTACGTCATTACGAACAACGGCTGCATTAGCAAAGTGGCTGCTTAACGCCACTGCAGTTAGAAAAATCTTTGTTACTAATTTCATAATTTATCTTCTCAAGACATCGCTTGTTGCTGAAGGCGAGCTAAACGCTCCTGAGGGGTTTCAGCTTTTGGCTCGTTATTGATTGCTTTAAGTGCAGCTACGATTTGCTCATCTGTTAAGCCATCCAGTTCGTTCGCTTTCACTTTCTCGATGATATCTGCGTCAGTTAATCCCGTTTCAATGGCGACAACGCTAGGCTGAGCCTCTTGCACAACTGGTGATTCCGCAGCGGCTGTTACTGTTTTCGCAACCGGCGCTTGAGCTTGAATCACTTCTGGTGTCTGCTGGTTTTGCAGTTCACGCAACTTATAGTAATTGATAAAGGTACGAGCAGAAGGCTTGTTCGCAGCGTTCAAAATATTCTTATCACCTGCTAGCTTACGCGCGCTGATTGCAAGTTTGCTCTGCAAGTGGGAGAGTACGCTCTGTGCAACACGTTCAACACCAGCGCGTTTTGCAGCATGGTAATCAAGATACGCATTTAAGTTTGAGAACTTATGCGTCGCTTTGTATGCCTTTGATGACTCTTTTCCAGAGAATGTCGTCTTGAACCCTAGGAAAATACTGATCGCTTGCATCGCTACAAAAATGACAGCCAGGATAATGAATGTCATCCAACCGCCACGTTTATGCGCCTGGATCGCATCACGAAACGCAGCATCGTCTGCTTCGTCGTTATAGCTAGTAAGCTCTGCTGGTGGCGCATCCGCAAATGGGTCTTCAATTGAGAATGTTGAACCCATTCCGTCTTGCGTACGACCACTGATTTCTTCAATGGCTAACTTCTCTAACACCTGACCACGTACATACGTCGCACCAATACCAACGATAGCAATCACAACGACCGTCAAAATGCTCATTGTCCATGATTTACTGAAGTCAGCATTCGTTTTCGCAAGTCGGTTAGCAATCTGTTTCCAGCTTGGTTGATTGTCATCTAACTCGTTCGTTTTCGTTGTTAGACCAACTAACTGATCCGTTTCAACATACGCTTCTGTAACAGTTTCGTCGTGACCCCAACGTAAACGCACCTTGCCGATCTGTTGGTTACGATATATCTCACCACCCATGGCGTGAGTTAAGAAAACCAAAATCATACTTAGTACAATAGCAATCGCGATAGCGCCCTGAACCTGAATCGCTTCACTTCCATCTTGAATAGTGAATCCTGCAAGAATGTAAGCAAAACCCGCAGCTTCGATCACAACCAAAATTGATAAGCCAAGCCAGATGTACCAGCTCATTGGTTTGATGCCTGTATCACCGACTTTATTCAGGTAACGAGCAGATTGTTCGTAGTGATATTCATCTGCGTTACAATCATCAAAATAAGGAAGGAAGCTATTACAAACTTCACGTTCCGAATTAAACCAATTTTGGTCATCCATACCAAAGCGTTTACTCAAACGCGCGTTTTTACCAATAAGTGGGAAACGGTAGTAATACGCCTTTAAATGTAAATTAATGGCAGCCCTGTTATTAAAATAGATAATGACCGCTAAAACTGCGGATACAATACCTGTAACCAGCAGTCTATTAAGTAGAAGCCAACTTGTTAATTCATTCATGATTATGCTTTTCCTGGTTTGTAATCAGCCATCATCAAACCCTTAGGGCCTTGATAATAGATTTTTCCTGCGAACGCGTTGAACGTTCCATTTTTATGTTTTTTATCTACCGCAATATCAATACATTTAATTGGGTAGTTTTTATCCTTAATAAACGCACGATAAATAACCCCTTCAGATCCATTGTAGATATTTACATCTACCATTTTCGCGGTCTTCATTGGTTTTGCTTGTCTATTTGAGGAATAATTTTTATAAACGGATATGGTTGGGTTTTCAGTAATATCTAAAGTACTTCGATCAACGGCTAAAGGCGCCATGCCGATACCATGTTCATTAACCTTACCCCACCAAGCCGTTCGGTTCATGCCTGGTAAATAATCGGTCGTGCTTAGCGTTTTCTCGCTGACTTTATAAAGAGATGTGGTGACGCTTGGTTCATCATAAACACACGATGTTTCTTCCAATGCGCCCGCTACTGCCTGACCAATAATGGAAAAGCTATTGGTTTCTTTCGCACCAATATAAGCAAATAAGTTGTCCTCATTGCCTTGGTATATTGCACCACCGAAATCGATAAACTGTCTGCTGTTTACGCTTCTTACGTTATCTTTGGCAATCACGTCGCTCACAGCTTTTGCGCTAACAGAAGACTTACCTTGACCGCTTGCGACCTGTTCTCTAACCGTGCTGCTTTTTTTCGCAATATTGTCTGTTGTGCGGATTTTTGCGTAGCTAGGTTCAGATGCCTTGTACTTCACATAATTGGTCACGTACTCTGGTTTGTTCGATAGCGTGACAACCTCAATACGTCGGTTATCAGCACGCCCCGCAGTGGTTGTATTCGACGCAATCGGCTGTGATTCGCCAGCACCATAGATATAGATGTTCTCTTGAGGGATGCCATTTCGAATTAACTCTTCCGCGACACTCCTTGCACGTTTAAGTGAGACATCAGCATTAACCTTAGCAGACCCCGTATTATCGGTGTGACCGACAATCAATACCGCGCTGTCACTTGTCTTAACCGTTTCGGCGTAGTTGCTAAAAAAGCGTTTATGTTTTTGGCTTGAAATAGACGTTTGACCTGTGCGAAAAATATCGCCTTTAACCGTCGCGGATAAGCCGACTATTTCTGACTTTCCAACTACATGTTCGATTTTTTCTTTTTGACCCGAATTCTCTGCCGCAATAATGGCTTTTGACTGGACCGCCACCATGCTCTCGACACCATCGCCTTCGGCCGCACCAATACGCTCAAACTCAACATCTACACCCTGCTTTTGAGCAGCTTCAGCGAGTTTTGCTTCTCGCTGTGCCCAGTAGTAACCTAGGGAACATCCAACCAATGCACCAACACCCGCTCCTATCCATGCTCCCTCATTTCCACCAATCACTTTACCTGCCAAGCCACCGACAATCAGGCCACCGGCACAACCGATCATTGTTCCGGTACTAATACCACCATAATCACCTGTCGTTGAACAACTTGTTGCAGCGAGAGAAAAGCTAACTGCAATAGCGATTTTTTTATAGTTCTGCATTTTTTCCTACCATGCACGTATATTTAATATTATTTTTTCTGTCATTTGCCCAATTTAAAAAATAACCATCTTGTATTTGCTCTATTTTTAATTCTTGGACAAAACCACTTTGTTTTTCTTTCAGCTGATAAACCCAGGTATTATTTTGGTCAGACGCACCAATAATAGAAAAACGATACCGAATTGACTCCGGCATACCGAGCTCTCTCAGCGGTTCATTAAAAGAGGTTTCTAACGTGATTTCTTTAAGTTCAACAGTGAAATTAAACGTTGTAACCTCTTGGCCGGAACGTATTTCACCAAGAAAAGAGTGACAAGGAGGCAGAGAATAGTTTGGAAAAAAATAAAACCCTGCCGCAACAGTTACCATTGCAACTGAAGGTATGAAGATAAATTTGTATCGCATAGGTGTTCTTCGCCCAGTTACCTCAAGACAAGAACATTAAGATAGGTACTTACGGTAATATTAAGATAATTTCCCACAGTAATAGACCCCTAACCAATTCATTCTTTAAATACAATATATTATTAAAATTATTTTGGTCATTATTGCAAATGAGAAACTGAATGTATAGATAGCGTTTTCACATATCACGTATACATATGTGAATTTCTTCTAACTAAAATCACAAATTTGACTTCGCAGATTTGATCTTTATTCAATTTCTTAGACATTACGGTTGCCAAGTTTGGGGATCAGTTTTTTTTGATACGTGAGTTGACGCTAAACCATTGCCCATTGAAACTTTCACATAAATACAATTTATATTTTCGGTCGGAAGATTAAGAACGATTTGTGTAACCAGATGTCGTTGATATTGGCGGATTAAGCCCACTTACGGTGTTTTAAGAAGGAATAAATTTAGTGATTAGAGGAGCGCTGATAAGCACAACACGCTTGGTCGAAAATACTAAGCGTGTTGCAAGGTTAAACATCTTCAGCGTCAAAAGCTTCATCTTCAAGCATTGAACGGCACTCAATCTCGTACTGATTGAATGAAAAAATGCTGGCTCCATGAACACGCTTGGTTGTTATTTTCTCATCACCAAATTGCACCGTTACATGAGTAAAGACTTTGCTGGTGGCTTCAATTTTTGCCTCAGCAAGCGCATCGTTAAGATCCGCCTGATTCACATCTCTCGCCAGTTTCGCCGCTTCAAGCTGGGTACTTGCTTCTAACTTTTGCGATTCTAACTTTTCTTCTTGCTCAGGCTCACGTTCAGATTTAGGCACTTTCTTCAGCTCTAATTCCTGACGTACGAGCGACATCGTCTCTTCCTGCGCAAGAGTATAGTTTTCCTTTAATTTAACCTGACGTTCACGATGCTTGTGAAAATGAGCGAACGCCTCAACGTGAGTTGCTGTATCACCTTCAACGCCCAATTCGACACAGGTCACTGACCCACCCACTTTTGCGTGCCCGCCACTTAGTGTTCCTTTCTTCCCAGTGGAGTTAGAAACAACAAGATCTTTTCCACAACGCACTTCGCTGTTCATACAGTGAACTTGAAGCTGAATATTTTCCGCCGCTTGCAGTTCGCAAAACTGAGCATACTTGGCATGGATTGAACCACCGGATTTTACAATGCAGCTTTTCGGCTCTCCTTCAGACACATTGTGGCCAATGATTCCTTTTGCAACGTTAATATCGCCTTTTGCTTGCACATTCGCGGATTCAATAAACCCACCTACCGATATGTTTCCGGTTGCTCGAACAATCATATCGGATTCGATATTCCCCAGAACAACCACATCACCTTTAAACTTAACGTGCCCCGTTGCAACACCTACATTGGGTAAACAGATCGCCTCAGTGACATCAACGCTACGATCATGAATAACAGGCATACCCGACGCCGTCGCAATCAGTAAGTTCGGATTGTCTTGAGATATTTTCGAGCCTTTTCCTTCCTTGAGAATACAATCTCTGCCTGCCTTGGCTGGAATAACACGTCCTAAAACGGTTGAGCCGGGTTCCCCAGCTGTTGCGGGAATTCTTTCCATTAATGGTTCGTCTACCGCAACACTGATCATTTCGCCCAAGTTGAGCATGTCTATCTTGCCACTCGTTTTTTTCTCTTTCGGGGCAAGAATCTGTTTGGTCGGATCCTTTACCAAGGGTTTCAACAGAGTATCCTTTCCATTGATAGGATGTTTGCCTCGAGCCACCGGCTGCGAGAATGTTTCGCCAGGTTTTAGGGTATGGCTCATAACTAGGACTTTTTTTAGTGCTAGTTTGTTAATTCCCTTCACAACATGAGAATCGGCAAGTGCACTAACAATCTGGTGACCAACAAGCGGGTTGCCTTTATAAGCGCCAGTGATAACCATGGTGGCTAGCATGTCGTTTTCAGAAATAACGATTTCAAGTTCTACGTCTTTCACTTCGGCGATTTGGATTCCATGGTAGGCTTCGCTTTTACGAGCCTTTGCCAGTTTCAAAAATCTCTCTGCCTCATCTGACGATACGAAATAGTCTTCTGCGCCTATACTGCTCAACGCAACACCGAGTCCTTGTGTGTCTAGGTTACTTTCTATTTCTGTTTGAGGATCTAACTTCGCAATCACTCTGCGTTTATCCTCGGATAATTCCAGCAACGTTTCCCACATATACCACTAACCCATTAACAGCCTGTCTAGATTAAGTGTATTCAATTTTTGTTACTTACTAAATCGAAAGTACTACAAATTAGAGCGCAGTCACTGAATAGGATTGTACTTTCAACAGAGCTCAGAAATGCCCGTTAAAGGTGATTTGTAAACTGTTTTTGGATTTACACTGTAAAACCTGTAAATGATTTTACAGTGTAAATTGGTGTACTTAGCGAGGAGTACTGGTTTGTGTTTTACAGTGTAAATTAGAGTACGCGATAATTGGTGAGAGCAGAACACTTAAATCTGAACGGAGCTGCTGTTCAACTTGCTTTCTACCCGCCAACGAAAACTCTCTTGCACACTGCTCCCAGCTATATTGCTGTATCAACTTTCGAATAACTAGGTCACTGGCGGAATTAATCAATACGGGACAAGACTTCCAGTAGCTATCTAACATCGGTGCAACGCTATCAAAACTTGCACCGCCCAACGTGTAGTTCTCTACAAGTGGAATAAAATGAGTATGCGCAACTTCCGAATTGTCGCCATCGACCAACGCACGTACCAAGTCTATCTCTAAGTCTTGAAACAGAGAAGAAAGAGAGAAATGCATAAACTGGCGGAAGTAGCATTTCACATGATTCAGCCAAGTATCCTGTGCTGATACCATAATTAAAGAATGCGTGCCGCTAGACTGCTCTCGAGTGCTGCCCAATTTGACTGGCGTAAAGCCGCATTTTTTCCAGAACGACACTAACTCGCTCGTTGCTCCAAAACTCGTGGAATAGAAATCCGCAGAGCTTATCTCTTTAAGCTGACTCAATAGCCGCTCCCCTACCCCTTGGTTTTGTCTCTGAGGATGAACAGCTATTCTCATTATGCGTATACTGCTCAGGCGAGCTGCATCGGCAACACCCAGCTGATTGGCTAACGTGGTCGCAACAAGGTGCCCTTTTGGACGACGTTTTCCTAGCTGTATCTGGGCGATCGTATCAGAATCTAGCCCGCCCTCTTGAACCGTTAGAATGCAACCGACGCAAATGTCTCCAGCAAAAGCCGCGTAAAGCTGTATTGTTTCGTCAGCAAGTAGAAGCATCAAATCATTGGGGGAAGTCTGATAATGGGCGTTCACCAACAACGCAAAGCAAGAACGCAACTTTTGAGGTTGTTCAAATAACTGCTGCTTGCTGATGTGGTTCAAAGAGATATCACTTGTATCTGTAGAACCCAACTCATCGAGTTCTGCATCTAAAAGAAACGAATCAAAATGCCAATCTTCTAATGGGTCAGAAACGTTCCAGCGAATCGGTTGATCGAGGTGGATGTGGTTATAGCCAGGTCGATGTTTCGCAAGCCAAGCTTGAAATTTAAGAGTGAATCCTCGACCGCACCCTTCGTATCCGTGAACCGTTGTAGAGAATACTGCTCGGTGATAATGATCGACCATTTTTTTCAGCATAGGAATAGGGATGGCTGATGCTTCATCAACAAAAATGCAGTCACAGTATGGCGTGGAACGTAGTAATTCATCGGGTGCGACAAACTCTAGAATGGAGCCTTCAAAACGGATTTTGTTTTTCTCGCCTATTGCTTGTGGTAATAGACGAAGCGCATGTTCGAACACTGGCTGAATAGTAGCAATGCTTGGCGCAGTGACAATAATATGCATCGTTCGACTTTGCATAAGTTGAGCGGCTGCGATTCCGAGTGCACTGCTCTTCCCTCGCCCTCTATCCGCTGTAATAACGAGAGGACGTTTTCGACGACCTTCGATAACTTTTCTGACGCCTTCTACGGCTCGATTTTGTTGTGCGTAAGGTTCTAAACTGGAGGGACGGCAATTAGGGACCTTGGGTAGCGCTTCGTGTTGCCTAACAACGACTAACTTTTCTAATGCACGATCTAACCATTGCTCATCGAAGGAACATGAAGGCGAGCAGTTAGGCAGAATGACCACGAGCCCTCCCCCAACAACACACCCAATTGCAGCGCTAAAACTATTGGCGTCAAAACCTTCACTAAGATCGCAAATAAGAAGCTGGCACTCTTGTCCCAATAACTGCTGACCTTTTGAAATAGCCACTCCCTTTGTGGTGAAAGAAAGCACCTCACCACCTAGCTGGAAGATATGACTACCGATTTTTTCATTCGCAAGCTGCTTGAGCCATTCTAATTGCCACTCCCTATCCCCGCGTAAAACAACGCCGTAGCGATGATGATCAGCGGAGGCCGCACTGAAAAGCTGGTGAATGTATTTTTGGGTGACAACCATGATGAACTCAAACGAAATATAAAGTATGAAGAGCAATATTATGGCATAAAAAAAGCCGCTCTCGGCGGCTTTTGATATCTGTCTGGGATAAGTAACTACTTAAGCTTACTCGAAACGAAATCGAGAATTTCTTGCATAAGTAACTCATCGACTTTCTTGAGATTCAAAGACAAATCGTTTCCTTTGCGAACATAGCTTGCTCGACCTTTCACTAAATCTGTTTTAGAGACCGTCTTTGCTTTGCTCGGAGCCAGTTCTTCAATCCACGCTTCGATTGTTTCTGTCACATCCTTCGTAATGCGAGCTACACCTTGCGCCGAACTACGCTGCCAAACAAAGCCATCATCTGACTCGCATTTTCCTAGTAGTACAGAACGCTTTTCATCATTTAATGTATTGTACTGCTTATGAAGCTTCACGATCGTAGGACGACCTAAATCCGCGACATTCGGGTACGCTTGAAGAAGCTCAAGAGGTAAATCTGCAGCTTTCAGTGCACCACTCACTAACGCCTCACTGCACTGGAACATTTTCGCCAAAGCTTTCTGATCTTCCGCTTCCCCACTCTCTAACTTGGCAAGCATTTCTTTGCCTTTTTCAAAAAGTGACAACGGCTTATGGGCATTTGCCACGTCAGAAAGAAACTTAGCGTGTTCCCCACTGATGTTTTCGCCTACATAAATTAAGAACTCTTTTTCAGCCAAGATACATGACATTCGACGGCGGCTACCGTCAAGGACTTCAATCTTGCCATCTTCTCTTCTTCGACCAACCGCTGGGTACTGCTGTCCGCGTTCTCTGAGCGTGACTAAAACATCCGACAATGCATGCTCATTCAGGAACGATTGCTCACGTGCGTTTTCTGAAAAGACGATGGTATTTTCACTGACTTCATTTGCCGGGATACGAATGAGTTCAAACTGAACCGTATCTTCACCGGCAACAGCCAATTCAATCACTTGAGCCTGCTCTTTCGCAGCCTGTTGAGCTTGCTGAGGCGTTGTTACATGGCGCTTGTTCGCCTTACCAAATAATCTTGCGTTTAAATCTGAAGTTTTAATTGCCATTACCTAATTACCCCTGATTTAGTGATGTCCAATGACTATGAAGTACACGCTCTAGCTCTAATGCACTTTTCTGCACCGCATCTTGCGCGGTCGCGAGCGTTTTCTTACCACCTTCAAAATCACTTGTTGTTAAGTCAAATACGGTACTGTACGTATCCGCACACGTTTCGAATGCTCGACTGCGAGGAATTGTCGCCATCATAACTTGATCACCTAGCAAATAGTTCATCTCAGTCAGGACTGCGACTTGCTTTTTGTTGTCATCCTCAAACATGGTAGGCATCAGGCGAACAAACTCTAGCCCTTGCCAATCATCTGGGAACATTTCATATACCGTCGGCAAGTGTTGGAAAAAGTTAACCGTAGAAGCCCAGTCCAAACGCTTAGCAGCACACGGAATAAGTAACGCATTCGATGCGTACATTGCGTTCCAAACTAGCGGGTCTACGTGTGGACCTGTATCGATCATAATAACGTCAAAATCATCCGCTATTTTGTCGATCAGTTTTTCTTTAAGTAGCTTAACAATGTCTAGAGACTGGTTTTGAGACAAATTCTGCCACGCTTCTGCATTAAACATCGCATCTTCAGGGAACGCAGACACTGTCTTCAAGTTTGGATATTGCGTAGGTAGAAGGACATTCTTACGCAGGAACTCCGCGTCTACTTCTGTCCCCTCTGGCACGTTGTCCAGCATAACATCGACAGCAGAATAGATATTTTCATGATCCGTTGTACTAATTTGCGGGTTCAGGAACAAACGAAGTGAACCTTGTGGATCAAGGTCAACCAAACAAATACGGTAACGTTTATCTAAATTTAACGCTAAGCAAGCCGCTAAATGCACGGCTGTCATGGATTTACCTGTACCACCCTTTTGGTTCTGTACGTTGATAATCCATGGTTTATTGTCACCATGTTTCTTACGCTCATGGAATTTTGGCACGCCAGCCGCGTCCATCAACATATGCGCTTCTTGAAGCGAAATTGAATAGTGATTGGCATTATTTTTTGTAAACTGGTGACCTGACTCTTCTAACTTGCTGATAGCGTCATCCAGTTTACGTCGGGTTAAACCTGAGCGAGTTTCCATCAATGCCTTTGACATTGGCGGAAAGTGATCATCGCTTCGTTCTTCCAAAACAATCTCAATACGATCAGCTTGCACCTGTGCTGTTTGCTCAGCTAACTGAATGAGACTCTCAATGGTTTGTTCTCTTTTCATTGCCAAATTCCGTTATTAATGACTTAGTTACGATTGTACAGCATTGCAATCTATAGACAATAAAAAGGTGAACAATCACTTATAGATGAAAATCACATTAAATAGAAAACTTTCATTACTTTTAATGTCGGTGAACAAAAAGTAGCAAAATTGACAGGTTATTTTTGATTGGTAAACCCTAGCTAACAGGTAAACTTTTAAAGTGTTACATTGTCACTAATTTACAATGTAAACATATTTAACGGTAATTTTTCCCGGAACGATTAACTTTAGTACATATTTTACGGGAGATG
Protein-coding regions in this window:
- a CDS encoding YdcH family protein codes for the protein MLGEDHSLLSEFPEHQDTIKSLSRSDAAFMSDMKQYDLLDQEIRKLELRDSPVSDAAMLQMKHDRAAMKDGLHGRILHAAK
- the yegD gene encoding molecular chaperone, giving the protein MFIGFDYGTANCSVAMMEQGEPRLLTLENDGIYIPSTLAAPTRESVAEYLFKFRDIKPLDSVGEQVLRRAIALNREECIDLEASDLAFGHSALDLYLQDPSETYYVKSPKSFLGASGLRDVQVSFFEDLVCAMMDNIKRNAETDAQACITDTVIGRPVNFHGRDSEAANQQAENILLKAAKRAGFKNIEFQFEPVAAGLEYEATLTENKTVLVVDIGGGTTDCSLIEMGPRWRGQSNRAQSLLAHSGQRVGGNDLDIALAFKQLMTPFGLGSKTTANIAMPHIQFWNPIAINSVDAQADFYSRSNLATLNQLKKEAQEPEKLARLLEVFHETLGYSIVRHAEEAKIALSEHPQYSVVMNLLSEQLEVDIHFEDMINAIESPKQKMAELVKEAVMQGRVQPDAIFMTGGSARSPILRSAVQETLPNIPVVSGNYFGSVTAGLARWAEVCFK
- a CDS encoding OmpA family protein; translated protein: MQNYKKIAIAVSFSLAATSCSTTGDYGGISTGTMIGCAGGLIVGGLAGKVIGGNEGAWIGAGVGALVGCSLGYYWAQREAKLAEAAQKQGVDVEFERIGAAEGDGVESMVAVQSKAIIAAENSGQKEKIEHVVGKSEIVGLSATVKGDIFRTGQTSISSQKHKRFFSNYAETVKTSDSAVLIVGHTDNTGSAKVNADVSLKRARSVAEELIRNGIPQENIYIYGAGESQPIASNTTTAGRADNRRIEVVTLSNKPEYVTNYVKYKASEPSYAKIRTTDNIAKKSSTVREQVASGQGKSSVSAKAVSDVIAKDNVRSVNSRQFIDFGGAIYQGNEDNLFAYIGAKETNSFSIIGQAVAGALEETSCVYDEPSVTTSLYKVSEKTLSTTDYLPGMNRTAWWGKVNEHGIGMAPLAVDRSTLDITENPTISVYKNYSSNRQAKPMKTAKMVDVNIYNGSEGVIYRAFIKDKNYPIKCIDIAVDKKHKNGTFNAFAGKIYYQGPKGLMMADYKPGKA
- a CDS encoding DUF342 domain-containing protein; the encoded protein is MWETLLELSEDKRRVIAKLDPQTEIESNLDTQGLGVALSSIGAEDYFVSSDEAERFLKLAKARKSEAYHGIQIAEVKDVELEIVISENDMLATMVITGAYKGNPLVGHQIVSALADSHVVKGINKLALKKVLVMSHTLKPGETFSQPVARGKHPINGKDTLLKPLVKDPTKQILAPKEKKTSGKIDMLNLGEMISVAVDEPLMERIPATAGEPGSTVLGRVIPAKAGRDCILKEGKGSKISQDNPNLLIATASGMPVIHDRSVDVTEAICLPNVGVATGHVKFKGDVVVLGNIESDMIVRATGNISVGGFIESANVQAKGDINVAKGIIGHNVSEGEPKSCIVKSGGSIHAKYAQFCELQAAENIQLQVHCMNSEVRCGKDLVVSNSTGKKGTLSGGHAKVGGSVTCVELGVEGDTATHVEAFAHFHKHRERQVKLKENYTLAQEETMSLVRQELELKKVPKSEREPEQEEKLESQKLEASTQLEAAKLARDVNQADLNDALAEAKIEATSKVFTHVTVQFGDEKITTKRVHGASIFSFNQYEIECRSMLEDEAFDAEDV